Proteins co-encoded in one Lysobacter solisilvae genomic window:
- the creD gene encoding cell envelope integrity protein CreD, which translates to MIPLLLIRGTISERQEYRAQAVSNVSRSSAGAQSFAGPVLVVPYVDQVEVEEKNAAGEVVRKVIRDGEAGRWTFFPERLSVAGTLLPQTRRLGLHEVRVYTFDAAARAQFDVVIPADADPRLPRRIGQPWLSYGIADVRGLASMPQLVLDGHAQRLQEGFGSRDQGGVHVRLAAPRAGQVLRLDTRLKLRLAGTESLALVPLARANTFQVASAWPHPRFGGDFLPNSPQVGAKGFKAQWEVSSLASSAQRQFLAGRTLPGVSASSPAVDDNAGNPATEGIDAVAISLMDPVNVYTQADRASKYGLLFVLLTFVGFFMFELIKQLRIHPIQYGLVGLALAIFFLLLVSLSEHIPFHWAYLIASVACIGLIGFYLSSVLQSKARGIGFAAMLATLYAALYGLLVSEDNALVLGAALLFVILAGLMAATRKVDWYQLGAMRPQVQAA; encoded by the coding sequence ATGATCCCGTTGCTGCTGATCCGTGGCACGATCAGCGAACGCCAGGAGTATCGCGCGCAGGCCGTGTCCAACGTATCGCGCAGCTCCGCCGGTGCGCAGTCGTTCGCGGGCCCGGTGCTGGTGGTGCCGTACGTGGACCAGGTCGAGGTCGAGGAGAAGAATGCGGCGGGTGAGGTCGTCCGCAAGGTCATCCGCGACGGCGAGGCCGGTCGCTGGACGTTTTTCCCGGAGCGACTGTCCGTGGCCGGCACGCTGCTGCCGCAGACGCGGCGGCTCGGCCTGCACGAAGTGCGGGTCTACACATTCGACGCCGCGGCGCGGGCGCAGTTCGACGTGGTCATTCCCGCCGATGCCGATCCGCGGCTGCCGCGCCGGATCGGCCAACCCTGGCTGAGCTACGGGATCGCCGACGTGCGCGGCCTGGCGAGCATGCCGCAGCTGGTGCTCGACGGCCACGCTCAGCGTCTGCAGGAGGGCTTTGGAAGCCGCGACCAGGGCGGGGTGCACGTGCGGCTGGCTGCGCCGCGCGCCGGCCAGGTGTTGCGTCTGGATACGCGACTGAAACTCCGGCTCGCCGGTACTGAATCGCTCGCGCTCGTGCCGCTGGCCCGCGCCAACACCTTCCAGGTGGCGTCGGCCTGGCCGCATCCGCGTTTCGGCGGGGATTTCCTGCCGAACTCGCCCCAGGTCGGCGCCAAGGGGTTCAAGGCGCAGTGGGAGGTGTCGTCGCTGGCGTCGAGCGCGCAGCGGCAGTTCCTCGCCGGCAGGACGCTTCCCGGCGTCTCGGCGAGCAGTCCGGCGGTGGACGACAACGCCGGCAATCCAGCGACGGAAGGCATCGACGCGGTCGCGATATCCCTGATGGATCCGGTCAACGTCTATACCCAGGCCGATCGCGCAAGCAAGTATGGGCTGCTGTTCGTGCTGCTCACCTTCGTGGGCTTCTTCATGTTCGAACTGATCAAGCAGCTGCGCATCCACCCCATCCAGTACGGCCTGGTGGGCCTGGCGCTGGCGATCTTCTTCCTGCTGCTGGTGAGCCTGAGCGAGCACATTCCCTTCCACTGGGCGTATCTGATCGCCAGCGTGGCGTGCATCGGATTGATCGGCTTCTATCTGAGCTCGGTCCTGCAGAGCAAGGCGCGCGGCATCGGTTTCGCCGCGATGCTCGCCACCCTGTACGCGGCGCTGTACGGGTTGCTGGTGTCCGAGGACAACGCGCTGGTGCTGGGCGCGGCCCTGCTCTTCGTGATCCTGGCCGGGCTGATGGCGGCCACGCGCAAGGTCGACTGGTACCAGCTGGGCGCGATGCGACCGCAGGTGCAGGCGGCCTGA
- the creB gene encoding two-component system response regulator CreB yields the protein MPRILLVEDEPAIADTVLYALRMDGFEADHCLTGGDALRRVRSEGFDLAILDVGLPDIGGFALCRELRRVASQDGGDLPVIFLTAHDAEAERILGLEIGADDYVTKPFSPRELVARVRVVLRRGRPAVVAGSTGFVHDAQGHRIQFRGHLLDLTRYEYGLLAALLQRPGAVLTRAQLMDRVWGDALDSGDRTIDTHIKTLRAKLRAVAADVDPIRTHRGLGYSLEG from the coding sequence ATGCCCCGAATCCTGCTGGTCGAAGACGAGCCCGCCATTGCCGACACCGTCCTCTACGCGCTGCGGATGGACGGGTTCGAAGCCGACCACTGCCTGACCGGAGGCGATGCCCTGCGCCGCGTGCGCAGCGAGGGCTTCGACCTGGCCATCCTCGACGTCGGCCTGCCGGACATCGGCGGGTTCGCGCTGTGCCGTGAGCTGCGGCGCGTCGCCTCGCAGGATGGCGGCGACCTGCCCGTGATCTTCCTCACCGCGCACGATGCCGAGGCCGAACGCATCCTGGGCCTGGAGATCGGCGCCGACGACTACGTGACCAAGCCCTTCTCCCCGCGCGAACTGGTGGCGCGCGTGCGCGTGGTGCTGCGGCGGGGGCGACCCGCAGTCGTCGCCGGTTCAACCGGTTTCGTGCATGACGCCCAGGGGCATCGCATCCAGTTCCGGGGCCACCTGCTCGACCTGACCCGTTACGAATACGGCCTGCTGGCGGCGCTGCTGCAGCGGCCCGGCGCCGTGCTCACTCGCGCGCAACTGATGGACCGCGTGTGGGGCGACGCGCTGGACAGTGGGGACCGCACGATCGACACCCACATCAAGACGCTGCGCGCCAAGCTGCGCGCGGTGGCGGCGGACGTGGATCCGATCCGCACCCACCGCGGCCTGGGTTACTCGCTGGAAGGGTGA
- a CDS encoding GNAT family N-acetyltransferase — MTIRPARHGDHAFILGLCERFTSFELPLGRDRAVVTQVLHDDIDKHLRQDTPDSFFFVIEDGGQRAGFVHLQLMTDFFGRGRNCHVSDLAIDAAFEGRGLASALLRHSETFGRENGCAQVTLSVFPANTRARELYERQGFSMELLRMAKRLEP; from the coding sequence ATGACCATCCGTCCTGCCCGGCACGGCGACCATGCCTTCATCCTCGGCCTGTGCGAACGCTTCACTTCGTTCGAACTGCCCCTGGGGCGTGACCGCGCGGTCGTGACCCAGGTGCTCCACGATGACATCGACAAGCACCTGCGCCAGGACACGCCCGACTCCTTCTTCTTCGTGATCGAGGACGGCGGCCAGCGCGCCGGTTTCGTGCACCTGCAGCTGATGACCGATTTCTTCGGCCGGGGCCGCAACTGCCATGTTTCCGACCTGGCCATCGACGCCGCCTTCGAAGGGCGCGGCCTGGCCAGCGCGTTGTTGCGTCACAGCGAGACCTTCGGCCGCGAGAACGGTTGCGCCCAGGTCACGCTGTCGGTGTTTCCGGCCAACACGCGGGCGCGGGAACTCTATGAACGGCAGGGATTCAGCATGGAACTGCTGCGGATGGCCAAGCGCCTGGAGCCGTGA
- a CDS encoding DUF6999 family protein translates to MKHSPEFLEQTYDPRDPSPWLALYLDQSTPLSEEVKRAWLADSSSRSRQFVLPFIRPFARTLIVLFQVVKVFIPRVAFSRALHRLLAWGMENFIRPEANWLILRHFHLGSQILGFIAANAPVEVPTNPLRPGVIADVREDMFLVHDLNLYNFVIRLNQNLRAAGRELEPVARPDFSMIAPPPLRLEDMPRRGRNFLDLQSSIELFTPIYQLLLTDSDFWRATNSLQLDETIGLYVATILDARAHLMLVNNGHPLVPMSTLRAGFRLTLHGLSTEMAHAFLMARQQHQAVTQI, encoded by the coding sequence ATGAAGCATTCGCCCGAGTTCCTGGAACAGACCTACGACCCGCGCGATCCCAGCCCATGGCTGGCGCTGTACCTGGACCAGAGCACGCCGCTGTCGGAGGAAGTGAAGCGGGCATGGCTGGCCGATTCGAGCTCGCGCTCGCGGCAGTTCGTGCTGCCCTTCATCCGGCCTTTCGCGCGCACGCTGATCGTGCTGTTCCAGGTGGTCAAGGTCTTCATCCCGCGCGTGGCATTCTCGCGCGCTCTGCACCGGCTGCTGGCCTGGGGCATGGAGAACTTCATCCGCCCCGAGGCCAACTGGCTGATCCTGCGGCATTTCCACCTGGGCTCGCAGATCCTGGGTTTCATCGCGGCCAACGCGCCCGTCGAGGTGCCGACCAATCCGCTGCGACCGGGCGTGATCGCCGACGTGCGCGAGGACATGTTCCTGGTGCACGACCTCAACCTCTACAACTTCGTGATCCGCCTCAACCAGAACCTGCGCGCCGCCGGGCGTGAACTGGAACCCGTGGCGCGGCCGGACTTCTCGATGATCGCCCCGCCGCCGCTGCGGCTGGAGGACATGCCGCGCCGGGGCCGCAACTTCCTCGACCTGCAGAGCTCGATCGAACTGTTCACGCCGATCTACCAGCTCCTGCTCACCGACAGCGATTTCTGGCGCGCCACCAACTCCCTGCAGCTGGATGAGACCATCGGCCTGTACGTGGCGACGATCCTGGACGCACGCGCGCACCTGATGCTGGTCAACAACGGCCACCCGCTGGTCCCCATGTCCACGCTGCGCGCGGGATTCCGGCTGACCCTGCATGGCCTGTCGACAGAGATGGCGCACGCCTTCCTGATGGCGCGGCAGCAGCACCAGGCCGTGACGCAGATCTGA
- a CDS encoding 3-oxoacyl-[acyl-carrier-protein] synthase III C-terminal domain-containing protein: MPLRFERTWIHGSGRFLPGEPVDNEQMDAYIAPLSRLSPRIKRRILAENGILTRHYAIDTDGQTVHSCSQMAAAAIQDCLAGTNSTLEALGMLACGTSGGDLLMPGFTSMVQGELAAPPMQILSAHGICASGVAAWEAAASAVELGAHSHAMVAAAEMPSRLFKRSRFAARGYDADFDAHFLRWMLSDGAGALQLTSAPAQQGLRLRLRFMHQRSFAGDYPVCMQLGMTPDGTRRHVDYDGWRDAEADGALFLRQDIRLLPHLFDIGVHEYATLAHEGWIDPATIDHFLCHYSSERFAPVVDELMAKAGLAIPRSKWFSNLVTRGNTGAASIFIMLDEFLRTHTLQAGQKILCFIPESGRFTVAFVLIEVEHAEAQGAAAAPAHAPTPASTRPATPPSDDVIAPPHDPADAPAALRHLLGELATLWHDYRSRAWRTPVIRRLRERGFTRADYVAWAENWIPQVREGSKWMREGAASVQAPYEALSSLIQTHAGEEQDDYEILYADYRRAGGTVELDALRRNPGGEALNSYLHALAARPNPLGLLGAIYIIEGTGQRIIPALLPLMKASLMQGPDALPADAFRFLEYHGANDEHHLLRWLRAVEIVLEHDEANGGAGAQAIIDTARRTAQLYLMQFEHVTP, translated from the coding sequence ATGCCCCTCCGCTTCGAGCGCACCTGGATCCATGGCAGCGGAAGGTTCCTGCCCGGCGAGCCCGTCGACAACGAGCAGATGGACGCCTACATCGCGCCGCTGTCACGCCTCTCGCCACGCATCAAGCGCCGCATCCTGGCCGAGAACGGCATCCTCACGCGCCACTACGCAATCGACACCGACGGCCAGACCGTTCATTCCTGTTCGCAGATGGCCGCGGCGGCAATCCAGGATTGCCTGGCTGGAACGAACTCGACGCTGGAAGCCCTCGGCATGCTGGCCTGCGGCACGTCCGGCGGCGACCTGCTGATGCCGGGGTTCACCAGCATGGTGCAGGGCGAACTCGCCGCCCCCCCGATGCAGATCCTCTCGGCGCACGGCATCTGCGCCTCGGGCGTCGCCGCCTGGGAAGCGGCCGCCAGCGCGGTGGAACTGGGCGCGCACTCGCATGCCATGGTGGCCGCGGCGGAAATGCCCTCCCGCCTGTTCAAGCGCTCGCGCTTTGCCGCGCGCGGCTACGACGCGGACTTCGACGCACACTTCCTGCGCTGGATGCTTTCCGACGGTGCCGGCGCGCTGCAGCTGACCTCGGCGCCCGCGCAGCAGGGCCTGCGGCTGCGGCTGCGCTTCATGCACCAGCGTTCTTTCGCCGGGGACTACCCGGTGTGCATGCAACTGGGCATGACGCCCGATGGCACGCGTCGCCATGTCGACTACGACGGATGGCGGGACGCGGAAGCCGACGGCGCCCTCTTCCTGCGCCAGGACATCCGCCTGCTGCCGCACCTGTTCGACATCGGCGTCCACGAGTACGCCACGCTGGCGCACGAGGGCTGGATCGATCCGGCCACGATCGACCACTTCCTGTGCCACTACTCCTCCGAGCGCTTCGCGCCGGTGGTCGACGAACTGATGGCCAAGGCCGGCTTGGCGATCCCGCGATCGAAGTGGTTCTCAAACCTGGTCACGCGCGGCAACACCGGTGCGGCTTCGATCTTCATCATGCTCGACGAGTTCCTGCGCACGCACACGCTGCAGGCCGGGCAGAAGATCCTGTGCTTCATTCCCGAATCGGGACGGTTCACGGTGGCCTTCGTGCTGATCGAGGTGGAGCACGCAGAGGCGCAGGGAGCAGCGGCTGCGCCTGCGCACGCGCCGACGCCGGCATCCACGCGTCCGGCCACGCCGCCCTCGGACGATGTCATCGCACCTCCCCACGACCCCGCGGACGCTCCTGCGGCATTGCGGCACCTGCTGGGTGAACTGGCCACCCTCTGGCACGACTACCGATCGCGTGCGTGGCGTACGCCAGTGATCCGTCGCCTGCGCGAGCGCGGTTTCACCCGCGCCGACTACGTGGCCTGGGCGGAAAACTGGATCCCGCAGGTACGCGAGGGCAGCAAGTGGATGCGCGAGGGCGCCGCGTCGGTGCAGGCGCCGTACGAAGCACTGTCGTCGCTGATCCAGACCCACGCGGGCGAGGAACAGGACGACTACGAGATCCTCTACGCTGACTACCGGCGCGCCGGCGGCACCGTCGAACTGGACGCGCTGCGCCGCAACCCCGGCGGCGAGGCCCTCAACAGCTACCTGCACGCGCTCGCCGCCCGCCCCAATCCGCTCGGCCTGCTGGGTGCGATCTACATCATCGAAGGCACCGGCCAGCGGATCATTCCCGCACTGCTCCCGCTGATGAAGGCCAGCCTCATGCAGGGTCCCGACGCGCTGCCGGCCGACGCGTTCCGTTTCCTCGAATACCATGGCGCCAACGACGAGCACCACCTGTTGCGCTGGCTGCGCGCGGTGGAAATAGTGCTGGAGCACGACGAGGCGAACGGCGGCGCGGGTGCACAGGCCATCATCGACACCGCCCGCCGCACCGCCCAGCTGTACCTGATGCAGTTCGAGCACGTGACGCCATGA
- the creC gene encoding two-component system sensor histidine kinase CreC, with product MKIGLRVFLGYFVIVALAALLLARVFVAEVKPGVRQAMEDTLVDTANVLAELATDDFRSGHINDGGFARRVRALHGRDLGAKIWGFDKRASYYRVYVTDATGIVRFDSAGRDVGQDYSRWNDVYLTLRGRYGARSSPADGTGKNAGEEATVMHVAAPIRDTDGRIIGVLTVAKPNSAMEPFILRSERIVRRWGLVLLGVALLIGLGAAWWLSRQLGGLQRYAHAVTAGERASLPRSAGEFDELGRALETMRHRLEGKQYVEQYVHTLTHEMKGPLAAIRGSAELLEDAGHARPMSDEDRARFAGSIRMQSDRLAQMIDKLLALAGVEHRQRLENPEPVPVAPLLKGVAESCAPRLARDELRLEIETALAPAAVHGDGFLLRQALVNLVENAADFAPRGSALVLRVIASPSSPRQVVFEVLDRGPGIPEYALPRVFERFYSLPRPEGGSRSSGLGLCFVAEVATLHGGEAALANREGGGAVARLVLPADHFTGTSP from the coding sequence ATGAAAATCGGGTTGCGCGTCTTCCTGGGATACTTCGTGATCGTCGCGCTCGCCGCGCTGCTGCTGGCCCGCGTCTTCGTGGCGGAGGTCAAGCCCGGCGTGCGCCAGGCCATGGAGGACACGCTGGTGGATACCGCCAACGTGCTGGCGGAACTGGCCACGGACGATTTCCGTTCCGGCCACATCAACGACGGCGGTTTCGCCCGCCGGGTGCGCGCCCTGCACGGGCGCGACCTGGGCGCGAAGATTTGGGGCTTCGACAAGCGGGCCAGCTATTACCGGGTCTACGTCACCGACGCCACCGGCATCGTGCGCTTCGACAGCGCCGGGCGCGACGTGGGCCAGGACTATTCGCGCTGGAACGACGTGTACCTCACGCTGCGGGGGAGGTATGGCGCGCGCTCCAGCCCCGCCGACGGCACCGGCAAGAACGCGGGCGAGGAGGCCACCGTCATGCACGTGGCCGCGCCGATCCGCGACACCGATGGCCGCATCATTGGCGTGCTGACGGTGGCCAAGCCCAACAGCGCGATGGAACCCTTCATCCTGCGCAGCGAGCGCATCGTGAGGCGCTGGGGCCTGGTCCTGCTCGGTGTGGCGCTGCTGATCGGCCTGGGCGCGGCCTGGTGGCTGTCGCGGCAACTGGGCGGCCTGCAACGCTACGCCCATGCCGTGACGGCAGGCGAGCGCGCCAGCCTGCCGCGCTCGGCGGGCGAGTTCGACGAGCTGGGCCGCGCGCTGGAAACCATGCGTCATCGGCTGGAAGGCAAGCAGTATGTCGAACAGTACGTCCACACGCTCACCCACGAGATGAAGGGCCCGCTGGCTGCCATCCGTGGCAGCGCCGAACTGCTCGAGGACGCCGGCCATGCGCGTCCGATGAGCGATGAGGACCGCGCGCGCTTCGCCGGCAGCATCCGGATGCAGAGTGACCGCCTGGCGCAGATGATCGACAAGCTGCTGGCCCTGGCGGGCGTCGAGCATCGCCAGAGGTTGGAAAACCCCGAGCCGGTGCCGGTCGCGCCACTGCTGAAGGGCGTCGCCGAGAGCTGTGCGCCACGGCTGGCGCGCGATGAGCTTCGCCTTGAGATCGAGACCGCGCTGGCGCCGGCGGCAGTGCACGGCGACGGTTTCCTGCTGCGCCAGGCGCTGGTCAACCTGGTGGAGAACGCCGCCGACTTCGCGCCTCGCGGCTCGGCTCTCGTCCTGCGCGTGATCGCATCGCCGTCCTCGCCGCGACAGGTGGTCTTCGAAGTGCTCGATCGCGGCCCCGGCATCCCCGAGTACGCCCTGCCGCGCGTCTTCGAGCGCTTCTATTCGCTGCCACGACCCGAAGGCGGCAGCCGCAGCAGTGGACTGGGGCTGTGTTTCGTCGCCGAAGTGGCGACGTTGCACGGCGGTGAGGCCGCGCTGGCCAATCGCGAGGGCGGCGGCGCCGTCGCGCGCCTGGTGCTGCCCGCCGATCACTTCACCGGGACTTCACCGTAG
- a CDS encoding phosphatase PAP2 family protein, whose product MKLPDAHRLLSGDRAWCLRANRLGEGQGTRRYFAAVSRLGDGLFWYALMVTLVLADGMAGVAASAHVAATGVVALLLYKALKRWTRRPRPFARDTRIRAWVAPLDEFSFPSGHTLHAVAFSLVAIAHYPPLAWLLVPFTASVAASRVVLGLHYPSDVLAATAIGVVIAAVSLWAVPGVTLAF is encoded by the coding sequence ATGAAACTGCCCGATGCGCATCGCCTGCTCTCCGGAGACCGTGCCTGGTGCCTGCGGGCGAATCGGCTGGGCGAAGGCCAGGGCACGCGCAGGTATTTCGCCGCCGTCAGCCGGCTCGGAGACGGGCTGTTCTGGTACGCGCTGATGGTTACGCTCGTCCTGGCCGATGGCATGGCCGGGGTGGCGGCAAGTGCACACGTCGCCGCCACCGGCGTCGTCGCCCTGCTGCTCTACAAGGCGCTCAAGCGCTGGACGCGGCGGCCGCGTCCCTTCGCACGCGATACGCGCATCCGCGCCTGGGTCGCGCCGCTGGACGAGTTCTCGTTTCCCTCCGGCCACACGCTCCACGCGGTGGCCTTCAGCCTGGTGGCGATCGCCCACTATCCGCCCCTGGCCTGGCTCCTGGTGCCCTTCACAGCCAGCGTCGCCGCCTCCCGCGTAGTGCTCGGACTGCACTATCCCAGCGACGTGTTGGCCGCGACCGCGATCGGCGTCGTCATCGCCGCGGTATCGCTGTGGGCGGTGCCCGGCGTCACGCTCGCCTTCTAG
- a CDS encoding sterol desaturase family protein, giving the protein MASGAVLSNFTAPVAWGTGFATLPAAQVVALGVAYFGLLYFVTGGVTWLLTRRVLPALGWGRLLDPRALAPGQVRREMSESVVSVLIFGVGLLLPWALLQVGWAQLAAQASPMRVAIEIAVLFLWNELHFYVNHRMLHAPLLRRFHGDHHRSQVATPWSTYALHPVEALLLGSVPIVPMLLHDFTFPALVCLPVFSIMLNNLGHSNYEFSRTPSAHGWLGASRRHHLHHACYNGNYGFLLEVFDRWAGSVLPPDSADARIRAGRDSDAPATTRAR; this is encoded by the coding sequence ATGGCTTCCGGCGCGGTCCTGTCGAACTTCACCGCGCCCGTGGCCTGGGGCACCGGCTTCGCGACCCTGCCCGCAGCGCAGGTCGTGGCCCTTGGCGTCGCCTACTTCGGTCTGCTCTATTTCGTTACCGGTGGCGTGACCTGGCTGCTGACGCGTCGCGTGTTACCCGCGCTTGGCTGGGGGCGCTTGCTCGATCCGCGCGCATTGGCGCCGGGCCAGGTCCGGCGCGAGATGAGCGAGTCAGTGGTGTCGGTCCTGATCTTCGGCGTCGGCCTGCTGCTGCCGTGGGCGCTGCTGCAGGTGGGATGGGCGCAGCTGGCCGCGCAGGCCTCGCCGATGCGCGTGGCGATCGAAATCGCGGTGCTGTTCCTGTGGAACGAACTGCACTTCTACGTGAACCACCGCATGCTGCACGCGCCCCTGTTGCGCCGCTTCCACGGCGACCACCACCGCTCGCAGGTGGCCACGCCCTGGTCGACCTACGCCCTGCACCCGGTGGAAGCGCTGCTGCTGGGCAGCGTGCCGATCGTGCCGATGCTGCTGCACGACTTCACCTTTCCAGCGCTGGTATGCCTGCCGGTGTTCAGCATCATGCTCAACAACCTGGGGCACTCGAACTACGAGTTCAGCCGCACGCCCAGCGCGCATGGCTGGCTGGGCGCGAGCCGTCGCCACCATCTCCACCACGCCTGCTACAACGGGAACTACGGCTTCCTGCTGGAAGTCTTCGACCGGTGGGCCGGTTCCGTGCTGCCGCCGGACTCGGCCGATGCGCGGATACGCGCCGGCCGCGACTCCGACGCACCCGCCACCACCCGCGCGCGCTGA
- a CDS encoding glycosyltransferase family 4 protein, translating into MRYAIVTETYPPEVNGVALTVQGLELGLRARGHDIAVIRPRQAHEASLEAQPHELLVRSAPLPRYPGLRVGLPATRRLLAAWRETRPDAVYVATEGPLGWSALRAARRLGIPAATGFHTRFDEYMRDYGAPFLASTALRWMRRFHNAADATLVPTRELQRFLEGERFDNVVQLPRAVDTALFDPARRDHGLRAQWGLNRDGIAAIYVGRIAAEKNLDLSVRAFRQLQAVRPDARFVWVGDGPARTRLQQANPDFVFCGVQREQELARHFASGDLFVFPSHSETFGNVTLEAMASGVPTIAFDYGAAHEHLRHDIDGAAVATGDDEGFVQAVVRIGTDDPLRAAMRHAGRVRVAGLRPEQVAADFDALLQDMALRRVAPVGLPTIASAVAPPEEIS; encoded by the coding sequence ATGCGCTACGCCATCGTTACCGAGACCTACCCGCCCGAGGTCAATGGTGTCGCCCTGACCGTGCAGGGCCTGGAACTGGGCCTGCGCGCCCGCGGCCACGACATCGCCGTGATCCGTCCCCGACAGGCGCACGAAGCCTCGCTGGAGGCCCAACCGCATGAACTGCTGGTCCGCAGCGCGCCCCTGCCACGCTATCCGGGCCTGCGCGTGGGCCTGCCGGCCACCCGCCGGCTGCTGGCGGCCTGGCGCGAGACACGGCCCGACGCGGTCTACGTGGCCACGGAAGGTCCGCTGGGCTGGTCCGCACTCCGGGCCGCGCGACGACTGGGCATCCCGGCGGCCACGGGGTTCCATACCCGGTTCGACGAATACATGCGCGACTACGGCGCCCCGTTCCTGGCCTCCACCGCGCTGCGCTGGATGCGCCGCTTCCACAATGCCGCCGACGCCACGCTGGTGCCCACGCGCGAGCTGCAGCGGTTCCTGGAAGGCGAGCGCTTCGACAACGTCGTGCAACTGCCCAGGGCCGTGGATACCGCGCTGTTCGACCCGGCACGCCGGGACCATGGCCTGCGTGCGCAGTGGGGCCTGAACCGTGACGGCATCGCGGCGATCTACGTGGGCCGCATCGCCGCGGAGAAGAACCTGGACCTGTCCGTACGCGCATTTCGCCAGTTGCAGGCAGTGCGTCCGGACGCCCGCTTCGTATGGGTCGGCGACGGCCCCGCGCGCACCCGCCTGCAGCAGGCCAATCCCGACTTCGTGTTCTGCGGCGTGCAACGCGAACAGGAGCTGGCGCGGCACTTCGCCAGCGGCGACCTGTTCGTGTTCCCCAGCCACAGTGAAACCTTCGGCAACGTGACGCTGGAAGCGATGGCCAGTGGCGTGCCGACCATCGCCTTCGACTACGGCGCGGCGCACGAGCACCTGCGCCACGACATCGACGGAGCGGCCGTTGCAACGGGCGACGATGAAGGCTTTGTCCAGGCGGTGGTACGCATCGGCACCGACGACCCGCTGCGCGCCGCGATGCGGCATGCCGGTCGCGTCCGGGTCGCCGGCCTGCGGCCCGAGCAGGTGGCCGCCGATTTCGACGCCCTGCTGCAGGACATGGCGCTGCGCCGGGTGGCGCCGGTCGGCTTGCCGACGATCGCCTCCGCCGTCGCGCCGCCTGAGGAGATCTCATGA